From a region of the Pecten maximus chromosome 18, xPecMax1.1, whole genome shotgun sequence genome:
- the LOC117316938 gene encoding uncharacterized protein LOC117316938, whose translation MLSDLVYCPDIDYASDLVYCPDIDYVSDLVYCPDIDYVSDLVYCPDIDYVSDLVYCPDIDYVSDLVYCPDIDYVSDLFYCPDIDYVSDLIYCPDIDYVSDLVYCTDIDYASDLVYCPDIDYVSDLVYCTDIDYASDLVYCPDIDYASDLVYCPDIDYVSDLVYCPDIDYASDLVYCPHIDYASDLVYCPDIDYASDLVYCPDIDYASDLVYCTDIDYASDLVYCTDIDYVRDLVYCPDIDYASDLVYCPDIDYVSDLVYCPDIDYASDLVYCPDIDYASDLVYWLDIDYASDLFYCPDIDYASDLVYCPDIDYASDLVYCPDIDYASDLVYCPDIDYASDLVYWLDIDYASDLFYCPDIDYASDLFYCPDIDYVSDLVYCPDIDYASDLVYWLDIDYASDLFYCPDIDYASDLFYCPDID comes from the coding sequence ATGCTTAGTGATTTAGTCTACTGTCCCGATATTGACTATGCTAGTGATTTAGTCTACTGTCCCGATATTGACTATGTTAGTGATTTAGTCTACTGTCCCGATATTGACTATGTTAGTGATTTAGTCTACTGTCCCGATATTGACTATGTTAGTGATTTAGTCTACTGTCCCGATATTGACTATGTTAGTGATTTAGTCTACTGTCCCGATATTGACTATGTTAGTGATTTATTCTACTGTCCCGATATTGACTATGTTAGTGATTTAATCTATTGTCCCGATATTGACTATGTTAGTGATTTAGTCTACTGTACCGATATTGACTATGCTAGTGATTTAGTCTACTGTCCCGATATTGACTATGTTAGTGATTTAGTCTACTGTACCGATATTGACTATGCTAGTGATTTAGTCTACTGTCCCGATATTGACTATGCTAGTGATTTAGTCTACTGTCCCGATATTGACTATGTTAGTGATTTAGTCTACTGTCCAGATATTGACTATGCTAGTGATTTAGTCTACTGTCCCCATATTGACTATGCCAGTGATTTAGTCTACTGTCCCGATATTGACTATGCCAGTGATTTAGTCTACTGTCCCGATATTGACTATGCTAGTGATTTAGTCTACTGTACCGATATTGACTATGCTAGTGATTTAGTCTACTGTACCGATATTGACTATGTTCGTGATTTGGTCTACTGTCCAGATATTGACTATGCTAGTGATTTAGTCTACTGTCCCGATATTGACTATGTTAGTGATTTAGTCTACTGTCCAGATATTGACTATGCTAGTGATTTAGTCTACTGTCCCGATATTGACTATGCTAGTGATTTAGTCTACTGGCTCGATATTGACTATGCTAGTGATTTATTCTACTGTCCCGATATTGACTATGCTAGTGATTTAGTCTACTGTCCAGATATTGACTATGCTAGTGATTTAGTCTACTGTCCCGATATTGATTATGCTAGTGATTTAGTCTACTGTCCCGATATTGACTATGCTAGTGATTTAGTCTACTGGCTCGATATTGACTATGCTAGTGATTTATTCTACTGTCCCGATATTGACTATGCTAGTGATTTATTCTACTGTCCCGATATTGACTATGTTAGTGATTTAGTCTACTGTCCCGATATTGACTATGCTAGTGATTTAGTCTACTGGCTCGATATTGACTATGCTAGTGATTTATTCTACTGTCCCGATATTGACTATGCTAGTGATTTATTCTACTGTCCCGATATTGACTAG